One genomic segment of Tubulanus polymorphus chromosome 4, tnTubPoly1.2, whole genome shotgun sequence includes these proteins:
- the LOC141904351 gene encoding uncharacterized protein LOC141904351 codes for MMCDIENLDHLVPPSLHISLGLVLLFFNLLENKCRKCDNEGLKDRNNELYEKWKSQSAAVCALEAELSDTQIKIDNKIQILDLLKQAQKKGRAVISCQAKICVIRNVPGSPPNDFKECESCEALYHSQCVASFGFQAENFICLECKTGNTLSANKIVKHFTSEVEGLKSKKAVLKSNISIKQSELSETFKAVNASFGPVQHGLNEILKKIGVDRQAYHSQSFVGNHVYKILRMNADVNNPALLCSVLKDHDPDECNKFTKLFQKFSKIASLYSASRFLSATEVEDYCKKVSKFGKFFAENFPNVNITPKLHTLLHHTPAFMKCGVH; via the coding sequence ATGATGTGCGATATAGAGAATCTGGATCACTTAGTTCCACCTTCATTGCACATTTCACTCGGTTTAGTActattatttttcaatctgCTGGAAAACAAGTGTCGAAAATGTGATAATGAAGGCTTAAAAGATCGAAAcaatgaattatatgaaaaatggAAGAGCCAGTCTGCAGCGGTCTGTGCACTGGAGGCGGAACTAAGTGACACACAGATTAAAATCGACAATAAAATCCAAATATTAGACTTACTAAAACAGGCTCAAAAAAAAGGTAGAGCTGTTATATCATGCCAGGCTAAAATATGTGTCATAAGAAATGTGCCAGGATCTCCCCCGAACGATTTCAAGGAGTGTGAAAGTTGTGAAGCATTATATCACAGTCAGTGTGTTGCAAGTTTTGGATTTCAGGCAGAAAACTTTATCTGTCTGGAATGCAAAACTGGCAACACACTGTCTGCTAACAAGATAGTAAAACACTTCACCTCCGAAGTAGAAGGTTTAAAATCTAAGAAGGCTGTGTTAAAGTCAAATATAAGCATCAAACAGAGTGAACTATCCGAAACCTTTAAGGCTGTTAATGCATCCTTTGGGCCGGTTCAACATGGCTTAAACGAAATTTTAAAGAAGATCGGGGTTGACCGTCAGGCATACCATTCCCAGAGTTTTGTAGGCAACCATGTTTACAAAATTCTGCGAATGAATGCCGACGTCAACAATCCAGCTTTATTGTGTAGTGTTTTAAAAGATCATGACCCGGACGAATGTAATAAGTTCACTAAATTGTTCCAGAAATTCAGCAAGATAGCATCACTTTATTCTGCATCACGCTTTCTATCTGCGACTGAAGTAGAAGATTATTGTAAAAAGGTTTCGAAGTTCGGTAAATTCTTTGCTGAGAACTTTCCTAATGTAAATATAACCCCCAAGCTTCATACGTTACTGCACCACACTCCGGCATTCATGAAATGTGGGGTTCATTAG